In Actinomycetota bacterium, a genomic segment contains:
- a CDS encoding hydrogenase maturation protease, producing MATVVDPTLDASPKRVVVACFGNVLRGDDGFGNVVAERLSAEPLPDGVTVMEVGIGGIHLVQALMDALDALVVVDAVDLGRPPGTVLVMQPDIADVAAMSPEERRDSLADMHYATPDRALMLARALDVLPAEVVLVGCQVADPEMLGEGLTPTLDAAVEPAIAEIRRVVGEFGIVW from the coding sequence GTGGCGACGGTCGTGGATCCCACCCTCGACGCGTCTCCCAAACGCGTGGTGGTGGCTTGCTTCGGGAACGTGCTCCGCGGTGACGATGGGTTCGGCAACGTCGTCGCCGAACGGTTGAGCGCCGAGCCGCTCCCCGACGGCGTCACCGTGATGGAGGTGGGGATCGGCGGCATCCATCTGGTGCAGGCGCTGATGGACGCCCTCGACGCGCTGGTCGTGGTCGACGCCGTCGACCTCGGGCGCCCGCCGGGGACCGTCCTGGTCATGCAACCCGACATCGCCGACGTCGCCGCGATGTCCCCCGAGGAGCGACGCGACAGCCTGGCCGACATGCACTACGCGACGCCCGACCGGGCACTCATGCTGGCTCGGGCACTGGACGTCCTCCCCGCCGAGGTCGTCCTCGTCGGATGCCAGGTCGCCGACCCTGAGATGCTCGGTGAGGGACTGACTCCCACCCTCGACGCCGCGGTGGAACCTGCCATCGCCGAGATCCGTCGGGTCGTCGGCGAGTTCGGCATCGTCTGGTAG
- a CDS encoding HypC/HybG/HupF family hydrogenase formation chaperone, translating into MPGQVVAIVDPDNSIVEVDIAGSRKQVSTAVLVDHDPRPVEVGDWVDVHLGFALARISEEQARDVLAFLAQFEEEDVPDPATLSPPA; encoded by the coding sequence ATGCCCGGCCAGGTCGTCGCGATCGTCGATCCTGACAACTCGATCGTCGAGGTGGACATCGCAGGCTCCCGCAAGCAGGTGTCGACCGCCGTGCTCGTCGACCACGATCCCCGTCCGGTCGAGGTCGGTGACTGGGTGGACGTCCACCTCGGTTTCGCACTGGCACGCATCAGCGAGGAGCAGGCCCGCGACGTCCTGGCCTTCCTCGCGCAGTTCGAGGAGGAGGATGTGCCCGATCCCGCGACGCTGTCCCCGCCGGCGTAG
- a CDS encoding AAA family ATPase, with product MKLGIVGKGGVGKTTVSALFAQAYRERGSRVVAIDTDSNPNLGISLGLSLEDTESIPALPRSVVVGQGATDATAESLIGEYGRATPSGVTLLTAMRVDQAGAGCTCGGHATVRSLLSEAIDEQADVTIIDMEAGLEHLSRSGGTLAYADVLLVVMEPSRKSVITAARTMTLAEELGIPRVYGLGNKARSADDAEFFRATADEFGVPLAGVIPFADEVARADRAGAGVTTGPPAAVRVEIDRVIDFLEEQLVATA from the coding sequence GTGAAGTTGGGCATCGTTGGTAAGGGAGGAGTCGGCAAGACCACGGTGTCTGCGCTGTTCGCGCAGGCCTACCGGGAACGCGGTTCACGCGTCGTGGCGATCGACACGGACTCGAACCCGAACCTGGGGATCTCGCTCGGGCTGTCGCTGGAGGACACGGAATCCATCCCCGCCCTCCCCCGGTCGGTGGTGGTCGGTCAGGGCGCGACTGACGCGACAGCGGAGTCGCTGATCGGCGAGTACGGGCGCGCGACTCCCAGCGGGGTGACGTTGCTGACGGCCATGCGCGTCGATCAGGCGGGCGCCGGGTGCACGTGCGGGGGTCACGCCACCGTCCGCAGCCTGCTGAGCGAGGCGATCGACGAGCAGGCCGACGTCACGATCATCGACATGGAGGCGGGCCTGGAGCACCTCAGCCGCTCCGGCGGAACGCTGGCGTACGCCGACGTGCTGCTGGTGGTGATGGAACCCAGCCGCAAGTCCGTGATCACCGCCGCCCGCACCATGACGTTGGCGGAGGAGCTGGGGATCCCGCGCGTCTACGGCTTGGGCAACAAGGCTCGCTCCGCCGACGACGCGGAGTTCTTCCGCGCGACCGCGGACGAGTTCGGTGTGCCGCTGGCCGGGGTGATCCCCTTCGCCGACGAGGTTGCCCGAGCCGACCGAGCAGGCGCCGGGGTGACCACCGGTCCCCCGGCAGCGGTGCGGGTGGAGATCGATCGGGTGATCGACTTCCTCGAGGAGCAACTGGTCGCCACCGCCTAG